In a genomic window of Porphyromonadaceae bacterium W3.11:
- the pstA gene encoding phosphate ABC transporter permease PstA: MNKIEEVSRRPSKTGRRIALSKFVFIVVIILSAFTAIPLLSILFELIAKGWRQFNGALFTEVAPTSMEAMFARQGGNVIPGGILNGITGTLTMLGLAILLSIPLGVLAGIYLAEKKDAKLANVIRTLTDILQGVPSIVIGIVIYMWVVKSMNNYSALAGGIALGLMMIPMIVRSTEESLRMIPDSLKEAGLALGGSYTNVMFKVILPSAFGGLFTGILLSISRVMGETAPLLVTALGANYVHGDITKPMSAVSLLIWEFYNDPNLADLVWSSSLLLLLLILGMNLLAKMIASRWRIQ, encoded by the coding sequence ATGAATAAGATTGAAGAAGTATCACGCCGACCAAGTAAGACTGGTCGTAGAATAGCCTTAAGCAAGTTTGTATTCATTGTGGTCATTATCCTCAGTGCCTTTACTGCGATACCACTTTTATCCATATTATTTGAATTGATAGCCAAAGGCTGGCGACAGTTTAATGGGGCATTATTTACAGAAGTAGCTCCGACCTCAATGGAGGCCATGTTTGCTCGACAAGGAGGCAATGTCATACCTGGTGGTATCTTGAATGGTATTACAGGTACTCTAACGATGTTGGGGTTGGCCATACTATTGTCCATTCCATTAGGCGTACTGGCAGGGATCTATCTAGCTGAGAAGAAAGATGCTAAGCTTGCGAACGTCATTCGTACTCTGACCGATATTTTACAGGGAGTACCTTCGATCGTTATTGGTATCGTTATCTATATGTGGGTAGTAAAGTCTATGAATAATTATAGTGCATTAGCTGGGGGTATAGCTCTTGGACTTATGATGATTCCGATGATTGTACGAAGTACCGAAGAGAGTCTCCGAATGATTCCTGACAGTCTCAAGGAAGCCGGCTTGGCACTGGGAGGATCATATACTAACGTAATGTTCAAAGTCATTTTACCAAGTGCCTTCGGGGGGTTATTTACCGGCATTCTACTATCTATCTCAAGGGTAATGGGGGAGACTGCCCCTCTATTGGTGACCGCTCTTGGAGCTAATTATGTTCATGGAGATATTACCAAACCTATGAGTGCCGTCAGTCTTTTGATTTGGGAATTTTATAATGATCCTAATCTAGCGGACTTAGTATGGAGCTCATCCCTACTTCTACTCCTTTTAATTCTAGGTATGAATTTGCTGGCGAAGATGATAGCAAGCCGTTGGCGGATACAATAA
- a CDS encoding PhoU domain-containing protein yields the protein MKDNKSNPFTNSIKEQQLQILLNQFELISKNTLLQLSIVKKLFDNPDLDVLFEEAQSNEIIIDRLELKMREEVAFAIFKFSPVAEDLRRIIAYQDLTTNLERIGDMAMNIMLYLREIDFNRPDLHELKQLCFEMLDSVIQMIRNGILSFTNESIETAYGVLNSDNLVDDQYYAVKNMLCNLYSDRDLRTEDVKELIGIECIAHNLERCGDNATNIAESTIYLIKGRDVRHAKPDSNE from the coding sequence ATGAAAGATAATAAAAGCAATCCTTTTACTAATTCTATCAAGGAGCAGCAGCTGCAGATTTTACTCAATCAATTTGAGCTCATCTCAAAAAACACTTTATTGCAGCTAAGCATTGTCAAAAAACTTTTTGACAATCCAGATCTTGATGTCCTTTTCGAAGAGGCACAGTCTAATGAAATCATTATTGATAGATTAGAATTAAAAATGAGAGAGGAGGTCGCTTTCGCGATATTTAAGTTCTCCCCTGTTGCTGAAGACCTCAGACGGATCATTGCCTATCAGGACCTAACAACTAACCTAGAACGTATTGGTGATATGGCGATGAATATCATGCTCTACCTGAGAGAGATTGACTTCAACAGACCTGACCTTCACGAACTAAAGCAGCTTTGCTTTGAGATGCTTGACTCGGTAATACAGATGATTAGGAATGGTATCCTTAGCTTTACTAACGAATCTATAGAGACCGCCTATGGTGTACTAAATTCCGACAATCTTGTAGATGACCAGTACTATGCCGTCAAAAACATGCTCTGCAACTTATATTCTGATCGAGACTTAAGGACAGAGGATGTGAAAGAACTCATCGGAATTGAATGTATCGCTCATAACCTTGAGCGATGTGGGGATAATGCAACAAACATTGCTGAATCAACAATTTACCTAATAAAAGGGAGAGACGTAA
- the pstB gene encoding phosphate ABC transporter ATP-binding protein PstB — protein MQTQDELTPIIEIKDLSVSYTPGKKAIKDISATLYKNLITAVMGPSGCGKSTLLRAINRMHDLYPSIKTEGEILIEGEDIMKMNPMQARRKAGMVFQRPNPFPTMSIEENVLAGYKLNGIKLTKDEKEEIVETSLKNVALWEEVKDSMKKKGSFLSGGQQQRLCIARALALRPEVLLMDEPTSALDPISTNRVEELIMELKQQYSIIIVTHNMSQAARLSDKSVFMYLGELVEYGNTDQMFTKPKDKRTEDYLTGVFS, from the coding sequence ATGCAGACTCAGGATGAACTGACACCTATCATTGAGATAAAAGATTTATCCGTATCATATACTCCAGGAAAGAAAGCCATAAAGGACATTTCGGCTACTCTTTATAAAAACCTTATTACAGCGGTCATGGGACCAAGTGGATGTGGCAAGAGTACTCTACTAAGAGCCATCAATAGGATGCATGACCTGTACCCATCTATAAAAACAGAAGGGGAGATACTTATAGAAGGGGAGGATATCATGAAAATGAATCCCATGCAAGCTCGTAGAAAAGCTGGTATGGTATTCCAGAGACCTAATCCATTCCCGACAATGTCTATCGAGGAGAATGTATTAGCTGGATACAAACTAAATGGTATTAAGCTGACAAAAGATGAAAAAGAAGAGATTGTCGAGACTAGCCTCAAGAATGTCGCTCTATGGGAAGAGGTTAAAGACTCCATGAAGAAAAAGGGATCCTTCCTCTCTGGTGGACAACAACAACGACTCTGTATTGCTAGAGCTCTGGCTCTTCGCCCTGAAGTGCTTCTGATGGACGAGCCAACATCTGCTTTGGACCCGATATCTACGAATCGTGTGGAAGAGCTCATCATGGAACTAAAGCAACAATACTCTATAATCATCGTCACCCATAATATGAGCCAGGCCGCTCGTCTTTCTGACAAGTCGGTATTCATGTACCTTGGTGAGTTGGTAGAGTATGGTAATACGGATCAGATGTTTACCAAGCCTAAGGACAAGAGAACTGAAGATTATCTCACTGGTGTTTTCAGTTGA